One segment of Monomorium pharaonis isolate MP-MQ-018 chromosome 6, ASM1337386v2, whole genome shotgun sequence DNA contains the following:
- the LOC105836942 gene encoding ubiquitin-like protein 7 has product MITMELMFGVQINSEMVMPITLSGVNLKTKVETLKEEAAKKWNLPKDSFEFIYCGLILEDDATVESIGLKNGSMVHALQKKEPESSILNKPVSEDCILQLASAFKSFYETPTFRLALHRLSKRPEVIDNIVSSSPGLHEDAVAIAMLQDPDLMAHFIDVNTVRRIAKLHPVLIEAAQNIAAAVHEEAHNAASSGSSSSSVASSQPATARSYSVDSMSLEEEMARDIAHFFATQPINDSNLRFHNMPPTAAANSQATSQRPDINPLPSSTSDGVAHQLAADNQSTGVITSQMFMEAMRQAALATSGNPNPQQAVAASPAATSLSPVLPLFSPPINDLQRQLAQMHEMGLQDDTINIQALQFTNGDVQAAIELVFSGFYDN; this is encoded by the exons atgataacCATGGAGCTGATGTTCGGAGTGCAAATCAATTCCGAGATGGTCATGCCGATCACGCTGAGCGGCGTGAACTTAAAGACAAAGGTGGAAACGTTGAAGGAGGAAGCCGCAAAAAAGTGGAACTTGCCAAAGGATTCGTTCG aatttatttattgcggGCTTATACTCGAAGACGACGCAACAGTAGAATCTATTGGATTAAAGAATGGATCAATGGTGCATGCACTGCAAAAGAAAGAACCAGAATCGTCAATATTGAATAAACCTGTATCGGAAGATTGCATCTTACAGCTGGCATCAGCGTTTAAGTCATTTTACGAGACCCCAACGTTTAGGCTTGCTTTGCAC CGTTTAAGTAAGAGGCCAGAGGTGATAGACAATATAGTTTCCTCCTCTCCTGGACTGCACGAGGATGCGGTCGCCATTGCCATGTTGCAGGATCCTGATTTAATGGCACATTTTATAGATGTTAATACTGTTAGAAG AATTGCAAAGCTGCATCCGGTGCTGATCGAAGCGGCACAGAACATCGCGGCAGCCGTGCACGAGGAAGCGCACAACGCGGCTTCCAGCGGCTCCTCCAGCAGCTCGGTGGCCAGCTCGCAGCCGGCCACCGCTCGTTCCTACAGCGTGGACAGCATGAGCCTGGAAGAAGAGATGGCGCGCGACATCGCCCACTTTTTTGCCACGCAGCCGATAAACGACAGCAATCTGCGTTTTCACAACATGCCACCGACGGCCGCGGCAAATTCGCAGGCCACGTCGCAGCGGCCGGACATTAATCCGCTTCCGTCCTCTACGTCTGACGGCGTAGCGCATCAACTCGCGGCCGACAATCAGAGTACGGGCGTGATCACGTCGCAGATGTTTATGGAGGCGATGAGACAGGCCGCGCTGGCGACATCGGGGAATCCGAATCCGCAGCAGGCAGTCGCAGCGTCACCAGCCGCGACCTCCCTGTCGCCGGTGTTACCGCTGTTCTCGCCGCCGATTAACGATCTGCAGCGGCAGCTGGCACAAATGCATGAGATGGGCCTTCAGGACGACACGATAAACATTCAGGCGCTACAGTTTACTAATGGCGATGTGCAGGCGGCCATCGAACTCGTGTTTAGTGGTTTCTATGACAATTAA